DNA from Ziziphus jujuba cultivar Dongzao chromosome 2, ASM3175591v1:
TCCAAACAAACTATCCTGCAACGCAAACATCTAATAATTAAGCACATTATTCCTGTCAATCTGCAGCACagtgaaaaaaattgaaaattccaAGCAAATATCAATAATCCCAGCTTAGAACAGAAAATCCTCGTCATCCCTTACAAGTACATGAACCAGTTAATCTGCATTGCTACAATAGAATTCAAGTGAAATAAAGTACTGTTCATACCATGAAGTGTAACAGAAAACAATCTTAGGAAGAACAGATAGCTCCCCCAACAATCAAATCTAAGACAGATAGCTCCCCCAACAATCAAATCTAAGGAAAAAGATCAACCAGAGAACTTGCATCACATTCATGGAGTGGTATAAATATGGAACCTGCAAATGTAAGTTGAGAAAGCTTTATTATTCCATAAAGATGTGAACAGAGGATATGTAAGCCATTTGTCTGTCAAAGTAATTTGGATtacataaaaaagataatagCAAAATAGaaactgaaaaataataaaatagtgcAGAAAAACAAGAGGTACCATGAGAAAGTAGGAGAAGCAAAAGAGAAGTTGACGCCTTGATGCTCAATGATCATCACATGCAACTATAATCCATCTTTATGTGAGCAATGTGGGAGATCTTGGGCCAGTCTTCTCCAATATATCTCTGGCACCGTTGTTTAAGCAAAGGACAATCATAGATTGTCAAAACAGAAAGAGATGGAGGAAGTCCTTCTGGCAAGCACTGGAGCACTTGGCAACGAGAAATTCCCAACCGTTTAAGGGAGGAGAGTTGTTGAAAGGCATTTCCATTTAAAGCTTTAAGGTGTGGAAGCGAGTTGATTGTGAGACAATTAAGAGAGGTTGGCAGCAGCCCCTCCTCTGGAAATGAATCCAACACATGTTCATCCATGTTGGATATTTGTATGGAATGAAAACAAGTGAGTGTTTGAAGATTCCATAGCATGCGGTTGGAGAATAGCTTATTGCAACATGAAATTTCAAGATGTTCTAATTTTGAAGGCAATCCACATTCTGGAAATGACTCCAGCTCTGGACAATTCGATATACTCAACAAGCAAAGAGATGGAAGAAGGGTGTTCATGTGTCCAGGCAGTGACCTTAACATGTTGCAATCTTCAATGCGAAAATCTTCCAGATTGGGAGCATGAAGTCCACCATGGGGAAATGATACAAACTTTGGGCAATCTTTTAGTTGGAACCTTGTCCGAAAGGGCAGCATAGGTGGGTGAGGTTGTTCTGAACATGTAAGTGACTCCAGATTCTCACAAGATTCCAGACTAAGCACTTCAAGCATAGGGAAGTAGTCCAAAACAATGGAGTTTATATTATCACAACTCTTACTAATTTCCAACCGTTGAAGGTTGCCATGACAGTGCTGCATTATTCCTGCCAATACTAGATTTCTGCATTCTTCTATGTGGACTTGTTGTATGGTATTTGGTAAACATATGCATGCAGTTAATTTCGGACAATATCCCAAAACAAGCTTCTTAAGATCAAGGAAAGAATCAATAAGTGACCACTCCTCCCACTTGCGCAGatcataaaattttaagaattcaAGACATCTAAATGGCCTGGCTGAAATTGAACAACCACTGCAGTAAAACTCATCACTTATTTTAACCAATTCATCAAATCCTGTAACACTTAGATGTTTGAGAAAAGGTAGTTGCCCGAGAGGTGGCAAAATGCTACATTCCCCACATCCTTCAAGTTGTATCTCTTCTAAATTACGAAATGAAGGATCTCCCAACCATTTTGGAAACTGTTCACCACTgtagttttgaattttgagtaaCTTCAAGCTTGTGTGAGGTTCCAGCCCATTAAGTACTGCTTTATGCATTCCGTAATTATCAAAACCATTTAAGCCCCAAGAAAACTCTAATTCAGTAAGGCACTTCTTGTCCGTCAATTTGGCCATTAACACATCTTCAACCTTGAATATGTTGTTTAGTTCTGAGAAACAAAGTTTTCCATGCAAATGTTGAAGATATCTTAATAACTCCATGGTATAGCCACAATATTTTCCCACAACAAAATTAGTCATTGTTTGCAAGTCTTTCAAATTACCAATTTCTATAGGCATCCTTTCTAAGTTTGTGTCCACAAGGTCAAGATGGCGCAAGTTGATCAGCCTTCCCATGTCAGCTGGCAACAACTTCAGTTCTCTACAATGTGACAAAATTAGAGTTTGCAAATTGTACAGAGTACAAAGGAAAGTGGGAATCTCTTTAATTTTAGTCccacttaaatttaaatacctTAAAAGCTTTAAATTCCCAATGGAATCAGGCAACTCTGTGATAGAACTTCCATTCCAAGATAACACCCTTAAGCATGTTAATGCTGGCAATGACTTGGCCACTAGGTTTTGCAAATGCAATTGTATCACGCCATAACATTGTGATGGAAAGAAGAAAGTTCTCAAACTCTCAGCCGTTGATAAATATTCGTATTTCTTCAAGTCatacttttcttctttctcatgTGATAGATGACGAACTTTGTTGAGAAACTTATTTGTGCTGCTAACATCCAAGCTTAAGCAAAATTCTCTGGCTACAAATGTGGCTAAATCATGTACAAGATCATGCATGGTATAGCAAATTGGTGATTTTTTGAACCAAGATTCTCTTAATACTTGTCGAAATAGTGATCTTGATAACAACTCATTAATGGCCTCTTCTCCAACTTGTTctattctcttcttcttttgggGTTTCAGCAGATCTTCTGCCATCCACAACTTGATTAAATTTTCTTTGTCAATTTTATAGTTCTTTGGGAACACCGAGCAGTAAGCAAAACATCGTTTAAGATGCATAGGTAGATAATGATAACTCAACCATAAAGCTGGAAGAATATTGTTTTTCACTGTTGGCAACTCCCACATATCACTTTTCAGTATATTCTTCCATTCTTCTGGATTTAGTTGAGAACGCAAAAGACTACCAAGTGACTTCACTGCTAGAGGAAGACCTTGGCACTTTTTGACTATTTGTCTACCAATTTCTTCCAATTCCGGATAGGCACAAGGATCTACACTGTTAAATGCATGCTTTACAAATATCTTCCAGCAGTTCTCATCACACATTGTTCGTAAATGATATACTGGGATGCTATCATGCATCACAGATGCAACACTTTCATTGCGTGTTGTCACAATAATTTTGCTTCCAAATGCTCCACATTCAAAAGGCTTCTTGACCTCTTCCCACTGTTGGTAATCCTCATTCCAAACATCATCAAGAACAAGGAAaaacttttttcctttcaatgCCTTATTTAATTCCAATTGAACTAAATCCAAGTCCTGGTCATCCTTAAATGTATGGCCAATCACTCTATATGCAactgtttttgttattttgaaaatatcaaattcATTTGATACAGAAACCCATGCTTTGAATTCAAAACATTCCTTCACCCTCTCATCATTATAAACAATTTGAGCAAGGGTGGTCTTTCCAATCCCACCCATGCCTACTATGGGAATCACAGACATGTTGTTTCCCCTACAGTGATCATTTTCTAGCAGCAACTTAATGATGGCTTCTTTGTCCTCATCTCTGCCATAAACACTAGATTCTTCTACAAAAGAAGTTGTTGGTAGTCTTCCTAAAGATCTATTTTTAACAGTATCACCTCCTCTCAATCCAAGattatctttttgtttcaaaataaattgtaatCTATCAAGTATCTCTGTCATCTTTGGTTCTACTTGCTCATTAAATGTAGTAGTAAAGGTAGTTGAGATGAGGTTCAGTACCTGATGACCACCTGAGCTGCTTCCTTGTTCATCAAAACCTTCTTCTATCTTGCATCGCAGAGCTTCGGTATTGATCTCTTGCAACAAGTCCTCGGCATCATAGATTGCTTCCTGGAGATGACCAAGCCACTCCCTCACATATGGGTTGCTGATCTGCTTCTTCTCAGCATCATTGAGCACTGAATCAGCTGACAACAACATAATCTTCATCTTCCTCAGCAGCTTTTCATTGAGTTTCTTTCCCCTGATGAAGTCAACGATCTCTAGAGAAGCCATCCTCTCGAACAATACCTGAAGTGAAGCAGAGAGAAAAGCTCCACCCACCAGTTCCAATGCCATGTTTTTGTCTTTGGGAAGATCTCTATTTCAAACACCAGTTGAAAGCTCAGATATGAGCAGAAGTACTTCCTGAAACCTTTGGCAATATACAGTACCATCAATATCAGGGAAGTTTCCCATTTCTAGATctattcattatattttttctattgtttttcTAATTGGTCAGGAATTAACTGATAACCAACAATCAAACTCAAGTTTATTTTGTGTTTATGTGTCTTTAAGTGTTTGGAGGAAAATCCTAAACAAATCCTCAGacaaatatttccataaaagaattaaatttttttttttttggtaaattccataaaagaattaattgtatatatctATTAGAATCAGttacatattatattaattacaaagttacatattataatatatgacaTTGCGCATGCatgttgtaattttcaaaaaaaaaaaaaaggaaaaagaaagaaagaaaaaaaaaacccttgtTGTAGTGATTAATATTGTTGTAACAgcataaaattatttgattaattaataattatttatattttttcaactactaatatatatatatatatagacatgatCTCTTATGCTGTTCATGtatattgttattttctattactaagTAGGCATGAAGTGTAAATTGTATCAGAAATATATGGGAGTAGGgtcaaaaacaatattaaaaaagagTTAGGTTATatgatagaagaaaaaaattgttaattttatagCCTGCactttcttctatttttctccAGCCATTTGGAGAGAAGGTTctgtttttaataaaaaaaagtgaatgGGAAAGTTCCGCTCCAGACAAAGACAATGCCCAACTatacaaaacataaaacaaagggaaaaataatttaaaaagggcACTctgttccaaaaaaaataaagaaagaatttttttttaggtagataaaaaagtaaagaagtaaagaaacaaagaaactaCACTGCATGTACTGGAAATGTAATTGGACAAAGATGCTCTTTCTTTACCGATGCTTTTATAAAATCTTCATTTATATGCTGTTTCCTTTTAAATAATATggagtatatattattttcatgaTGAAAATGGTGGGATTGTTACGTGTAGAGACACTGTCAATGCGGTATAATTACCCCTTTCTTCGAAAATAAGGTAGTTGAAGCATTTAGCGTGaatgtctttttttctttttctttattagtaGACTATTTGTGCCACTACCAGTAAAGGGCTCTATATTTTATAGACACATTTCctgctttttatttaaaaaataataataataaaaaaaataagaagacaAATTTAATCTCATAACTTGAATATAGATGGATTAACGTTGTCTTTGGACTATAATATTACTGATAAAACATATCACCAATGTATGACTTGtgtacaaaattttaataagcagatacatacatacatctatatatatatatataaaagatttattgtacacttaaaaaaaaaaaaatctgattatTAGTGTTTTCGAGGCGGTTTATCAGAAATAATAGGATGATTTTCCACCACTTGGAACTTTTCAGTCCTGTTTGTTTCTTCGTGTTTAGCTACAGATTGTACAGCACTAAGGATGGCCCAAGTTTTAGAGGCACATCCTAAcgtagaaaatttattattaatactgCTTGATTACTTTGTTCTTGTATAAATTTCCTTTCTCTTGAAGAAAATGCTCCAGTCCCAATCATGTTACCACAATTCACTTGTAATTTTGATGGAGCATTTATGTTTGTCGGCTTATATGGGTATTAGTCTCAGGTTACAGAACGCAGAATTTCCACATCTACATGCCTTGAGGAGTCCGATTAACAGCTTGTAGCACCCGGGCCAAATAGCTCCTTGCATTTAGTACTCAAGTACTTATTTGTCCTTGTCTAATAGTTGTGTAATCTTTGTGGTATGGATAAGTGCCATTGGAACCTTATGACATACATATATGAGAAAATAGAGCAATCTCTAGCAAATTTGATTTAGCGAAACGCCCAGATGAGAAATAGCAAGTGGGCTGTCCTTGTACCTCTCAGCCGCTCCGGATTTCACTGCAATGAaaaatcccaatttttttttaagcaaaataaGGATTTGATGGGGCCTTTCTGAATTTTAAGAGCTTTATGAACCTTTTTCATGTTCTGGATATGTACAGTATGATGTGTATATAAATTTGGTAGCACCGTATATACTTAAGGTAACATATGCTTTATAGACATGTAATGTATTTGTACAAAACATATATACACCCTAATGACTTGAAGACTAGGAAATAGTGGAGATTATGTCATTCACCTGAATGCATAATTACACCAGCAATAAGTTGAATAAAAAAGCTCATTGGTACCGATGTTTAGGCAAAGGACAATCATAGATTGTCAACATAGAAAGAGAAAATCCTTCTTCTTGCAGGTACTGGAGCTCTTGGCGGTGAGGAGTCCCCCACCGTTTACGGAAGGAGAGCTGTTGAAAGGCCTTTCCATTTAAGGGTTTTAGGTGTGGAAGTTAGGTTATTAGAAGACAAGTGAGAGTGGTTGGCAGCAGCCCCTCCTCCAGAAATAAATCTAACAGAAGTTCATCCATGTTAGATATTCGTAGGGAATGAAAAACAAGTGAGTGTTTGAATATTCCATTACATGCGATTGGCAAAGAGCTTATTGCAATTGGAAATTTTCAAGATGTTCTGACTTTGAAGGCAATCCACATTCTGGAAATGACTCCAGCTCTAGACAATTCCATATACTCAACCAACGAAGAGATAGAAGAAGGGTGTGCATGTGTTCAGGCAGTGACCTCAACTTGTTACTATCTTCAATCCGAATATCTTACAGGTTGGGAGCACGCAGTCCACCCTTGGGGAAATTGTACAAACTTTGGGCCATCTGTCAGTTGTAACCTTGTCAGAAATGGGAGTATAGGAGGGTGAGGTTGTTCGGAACATGTAAGCAACTCCAGATTCTCAGAAGATCTGCTCCGTGAACTGTCTCTATGTTTTTCTCGACATCAGCAGccttaaaatacaaataataacaaaatatgaGAACAGAAAAGATCatgtatattatcaaaatttcttTGTTGATAGCatcatgaaaatgaaaatattcgGATAAGAGCTCACCAAAAGCAACTGCAAGTACAAAAGTTAAGTGGAATGTAAGTAGCAGAATAGTTGGTACTTCATGCATTCTACTTTTCATAAAAGTTTCTGAATTTTGATCCTCTTGGATTCTACtgcttttcaaaacaaaattttgttgTTGCTAGTCACTTTTCAAACTATTTAAgcagtaaataataaaataaaattgaaaatgacaaGTAGGCTCATATATTATTGCAGAAAAGATAAGATACCCTGAAAGAACTGGAGAACTAAGGAGAAGTACGTACATGTTAATGCATATTCATTGCTCATCATATGTGCTTATTATCGATCCTTATGCAAGCGATATGAGAAATCTTGTGCCAATCTTGCCCTGTGTCTCTCTGGCACCTTTGTTTTAGGAGAGCACATTTAGAGATAGACAAATCAGAAAGAGATGGAGGCAATCCTTCTTCAGGCAAGAGTTGGAGCTCATTGCAGCCAGAAATTAACAGACTTTCAAGGGAGGCAAGGTGCTGAAAGGCCATCCCATTTAAGGATCTAAGGTGATGAACCAATTGGATATTGAGATGAATGAGAGAGGTTGGAAGCAGCCCTTCCTCAGGAAATGATTCCACCACTTCATCGATGCTGGCAATGTGTAAGACTGTAAGAGACGTCAGTCTTTGCAGATTCCACTGCAGCCGGCTTGCAAAAAGCTTATTGCAATTATAAATTCTAAGCATATTTAAATTCGATGGCAATCCACATTCAGGAAATGACTCCAGTTCTGGACAGTCAGTTAGAGATAGAGACTGAAGAGATGGAAGAAGGATGTGCATCTGTTCGGGCAGTGACCTCAAGTTCTTGCAATCTTCGATCTCAAACACTTTCATGTTTGGGGCATGCAGTCCTTGTGGAAATGCCACAAATTTTGGACAGATTCTTAGATGGAGAGCTGTAAGAGAGAGAACCACAGGACAGAGTTGTTCTGCGAATGTAAGAGACTCCAGATTGATACAAAATCTTAAACTAAGCACTTCAAGCATTGGCAAATAGTCTAATGCAATGGACTTCATAAAATAGCAGCTATGCTGTATCAGCAGCCTTCGAAGTGATCCATAGCAGTGCTGTACTGAGAACTCTAATTTTTCACATCCTGTAATCTGGACATCTTCTATCGTATCAGGTAAGCATAGACCTCCTGTTAATTTTGGACAATCTTCCAAAACAAGCTCCTTAAGTTGTGGGAACGAAACTCCATCCCCACTGACAAATGACCAGTCCTCCCAAACAGGCATAGAGCTAAATAACAAGAATTCTAAGCGTTGAAATGGCATAGTCATGGAGGATCCACTGCCATAAAATTCATCACCTATTTTCACCAATCCATCGAAATTCATAATACGAAGTTGTTTGAGAAATGGTAGCTTCCCTAGTGGCGGCAACATGCTGCATTCCCTGCATCTTTCAAGGTGTATTTCTTCTAAATTACAAAATGAATCATCTCCCACCCATTTTGAAAACTGGCCACCTCTATAAAACTTAATTTTGAGTGACTTCAAGTTTGTATGAGGTTCCAGTCCATCAAGTACCTCCATCTGCTTTTCATAATAAACAAACTCTTCAAAGCCCCAAGAAAACTCTAACTCTGTAAGGTGCTTTTTATCCTTCAATTTGGCCTCCAACACATCTTCAACATTAACAATATTTTGTAATCCTGAAAAACAAAGTTTTCCACGCAAATGTGGAAGATCTCCTAGTAACTTGATGGTATATCCACTGTATTTTCCCACAACAAAATCAGTTAGTGTTTGCAAATCTTTCAATTTACCCATTTCTAATGGCATCCTTTCCAGATGTGTGGATGAGATGTCAAGATGGCGCAGGTTGATCAGCCTTCCTATGACGGAAGGCAACAACTTGAGTTGTATACAATCTGACAGAATTAGTGTTTGCAAATTGTACAAAGTACAGATTGTATTAGGCACCTCCACAATGTCAGTCTCAGACAAATCTAAATACCTTAGGAGTTTCAACTTCCCTATTAAATCAGGCAACTCCACGATAAAACATCCACGCAAAGATAGCACTCTTAAGCCTGTTAATGTTGGCAACAACTTTGCTGCTACTGACTGCAATTGTGTGTAGTCATGACATCGTGATGGTAGGAAGCAGGTACGCAGATACTTAGCTCCAATTAAAACCTCATACTTCTTCAAGTCATATCTCTTCTCTTTCACTTGTGACAAATGGCGGATCTTGCTTGGTAGATTAATTGAGTCAATATCATCCAAACTCAAGAAAAATTCACCTGCTGCAAATGTAGCTAAATCGTTTACAAGATCATGCATGATGTAACAAATTGATCTATCCCAATTTATTGACTGCTGAAACAATGATCTTGTTAATAGGTATTGAAAGCACTTTTCTCCAACTTCTTCCATCCTCTTTCTTTTCTGGCAATTCAAAAGACCTTCTGCCATCCATAACTTGATTAAGTCTTCTTTGTTAATTGGATAGTTTTTAGGAAATATCGAGCAGAATGCAAAACATCGTTTAACATGTGAAGGTAGATACTGATAACTCAACCAAAGTGCTGGAAGAATGTAATTTTTCTCTTCAGGCAACTCCCACATTTCACTTTCTAGTATCTTCTCCCATTCCTGTTGATTTAGTTGATAACGTAAAAGACTACCAAGTGATTTGACAGCTAAAGGAAGCCCCTTACACTTAATAACAATCTGCTTACCAATTTCTTCCAATTTTGGATGAGCACATGGATCTACATTGTTGAAGGCATGCTTTACAAATAATTTCCAACAATTCTCATTGGACACTATTGGTAATTGATAAGATGGAACATTATTGCGCATCACAGATGCAACACTTTCATTGCGTGTTGTCACTATAACTTTGCTTCCACATGCACCATATTGAAAAGGTTTCTTAACCTCTTCCCACAGAAAGTAATCCTCGTTCCAAACGTCATCGAGAATGAGCAagaactttctctctctcaaagcCTTCTCCAATTTAATTTGCAGAAGATCCAGGTCATGGCCAAAAAATGTTTGGGAAGTCACTCTCTCagtaattgtttttattattttgaatacaTCAAATTCTGCTGATACAGAAACCCAAGCCTTGAAGTCAAAGCATTTCTTCACCCTCTCATCATTGTATACAAGTTGAGCAAGAGTGGTCTTACCAATACCACCCATGCCAACTATGGGAATCACAGACATGTTATCGCCACTACCATTATCTATTAGCAACAACTTAATAACGGCTTCTTTGTCATCATTCCTGCCATAAACACCAGATTCCTCTACAGAAGAAGTCGCAGGTAATCTCCGTGAAGGTCTTGTTTGAACACCTTCTTTTAAACCAAGAGCATCTTTTTGATCCAATATAAATTCTAATCTATCAAGTATATCTACCATCTTATATTCTACTTGTTTATTAAAAGAAGTGGTAGTGCTAGATGAGAAGAGGTTAAGTACCTGATGACTTGAGCTGCTTCCATATTCAGCTTCCATTTTGCATCTCAAAGCTTCAGTATTTATCTCATCTACCAAATCCTCTGCATCACAGATTGCTTCATGGAGTTCATTAAGCCACTCCCTCACAGCTGAATTCGATATTTGCTTCTCCTCAGCATCATTCAGCACAGAATTAGCTGATAACAATTTAATCTTCAACTTCTTGAACAACCCTATGTTGAGTTTCTTTCCCCTGATGAAATCAACCAATTCAAGTGAAGTCATCCTGTCAAACAACACCTGAAGTGAAGCAGAAAGAAAAGCTCCACCCACCATTTCACCTGCCATGATTATGTCTTTTAACAAAAGAAACCGAAGAAGCTTGAGAGGTCTTTCTAGAGTCTAGACTGCCACCGTAGAAACCAGATAAAAAGGCACTTTACTTAATCAGAGCCACATTAGAAATCTCTTGCAGAATATGTGTGGCACAAAGTTCCATCCCGGAAATTTAACAACGAAATAGAAGATAGTACACGTTTGGAATGGTTTGCACTAAAAGACAgaccaaaaatacaaataaaaagtcaaccaatTTAAGAGCAAAGTCCTGAATGAAACGTGGAAAGCTTAACCAAAAGtatggatgaaaattttgcaCTGAAAAAGACAGCTTGGTATAAAAAATTTGCACTGAAAAAGACAGGTCGGTATCTTAACAGTAAAATTTGGGTGTATTAATCCCTTTTAGAGGGTGTATATAAAACAACCCTTCAAGTCCAACTCAAAGAGCTTGGAGCGACGATATCAACAGGCATAGGGAGAGATTAAAAGAGGGTGGAGAACAGAGAGACAGAGGAAATGCCGTGAACCACAAGCTAATGCTGTCCTCTCTGCAAGAAGCATTAGACTGGCCCAAGAAATCTGCTTTGGACCCGTTAAGCACACCGTTTTGCAGGACCTCGGCCGCTTCCACTTGTCAAACTGCTGATGCTTTTCCCTTCTGCTTCCATCATTGAAGAACACTCTTTTCTAGGGTAagctttctcttctttcttatATATTCTGTTTGGTTTTCCCGGTTTAGTGATTGGGGAATCGGAAAGACTTGAGTTTCAGGAAAGAAAGGAAGGCAAAAGAGTgaactttttttcaaaaaaaaaaaaaaaaaaaaaaaaaaaaaaaaaaaacaataaaaaaggtagttaatttatatcagaaaagaAACTGAtataaattttctcttttatttcttGGTGCATTTCCTCAAGAAACAAACAGGGCATTTTTGACTTCTTGTGAGCGGTGAGTTGTGAGTGGGCTGGCTCCTTTGTTTCCATAACCGTCTAGCACAAACACGACTGAAGCTTAAGCATGATTAGGACAAAACGATTACTGTTGTTGTTTGGTGGTTTTTGTGATCATTGTGttcttaaattcttaaaatataatGTTAAGGATCAGATGAACTTAATTTCTCATCTCCTgaaatgtttctttgatttgttaaaaaactgtttttttttttttttttttttttttttttttttggtacacatcaaatatgtttaatttgaaTCTCTGAACCCTTGCTGGGCATCCAATAATCACAACATTTGTAAGGAAGCTATTAGAAGTGCCTTAGCTGCATTTCTTTCCTAACTGCAATGAAAACTTTGGGCACAAGAAATGCAGTTTCTAATTCAATAGTAGTGTGTTGTTTTTGGTATTATTAGCAGTGATTTGGCTCTTTCTGATTTATGGACAAATGGCTTTTACTTAGTTCGTAGCAAAAGGGATATGGGTGGAAGCCttaatctacaaatatattcaactaTCTGAAGTGTAT
Protein-coding regions in this window:
- the LOC107417856 gene encoding putative disease resistance protein At3g14460, with the translated sequence MALELVGGAFLSASLQVLFERMASLEIVDFIRGKKLNEKLLRKMKIMLLSADSVLNDAEKKQISNPYVREWLGHLQEAIYDAEDLLQEINTEALRCKIEEGFDEQGSSSGGHQVLNLISTTFTTTFNEQVEPKMTEILDRLQFILKQKDNLGLRGGDTVKNRSLGRLPTTSFVEESSVYGRDEDKEAIIKLLLENDHCRGNNMSVIPIVGMGGIGKTTLAQIVYNDERVKECFEFKAWVSVSNEFDIFKITKTVAYRVIGHTFKDDQDLDLVQLELNKALKGKKFFLVLDDVWNEDYQQWEEVKKPFECGAFGSKIIVTTRNESVASVMHDSIPVYHLRTMCDENCWKIFVKHAFNSVDPCAYPELEEIGRQIVKKCQGLPLAVKSLGSLLRSQLNPEEWKNILKSDMWELPTVKNNILPALWLSYHYLPMHLKRCFAYCSVFPKNYKIDKENLIKLWMAEDLLKPQKKKRIEQVGEEAINELLSRSLFRQVLRESWFKKSPICYTMHDLVHDLATFVAREFCLSLDVSSTNKFLNKVRHLSHEKEEKYDLKKYEYLSTAESLRTFFFPSQCYGVIQLHLQNLVAKSLPALTCLRVLSWNGSSITELPDSIGNLKLLRYLNLSGTKIKEIPTFLCTLYNLQTLILSHCRELKLLPADMGRLINLRHLDLVDTNLERMPIEIGNLKDLQTMTNFVVGKYCGYTMELLRYLQHLHGKLCFSELNNIFKVEDVLMAKLTDKKCLTELEFSWGLNGFDNYGMHKAVLNGLEPHTSLKLLKIQNYSGEQFPKWLGDPSFRNLEEIQLEGCGECSILPPLGQLPFLKHLSVTGFDELVKISDEFYCSGCSISARPFRCLEFLKFYDLRKWEEWSLIDSFLDLKKLVLGYCPKLTACICLPNTIQQVHIEECRNLVLAGIMQHCHGNLQRLEISKSCDNINSIVLDYFPMLEVLSLESCENLESLTCSEQPHPPMLPFRTRFQLKDCPKFVSFPHGGLHAPNLEDFRIEDCNMLRSLPGHMNTLLPSLCLLSISNCPELESFPECGLPSKLEHLEISCCNKLFSNRMLWNLQTLTCFHSIQISNMDEHVLDSFPEEGLLPTSLNCLTINSLPHLKALNGNAFQQLSSLKRLGISRCQVLQCLPEGLPPSLSVLTIYDCPLLKQRCQRYIGEDWPKISHIAHIKMDYSCM
- the LOC107417828 gene encoding putative disease resistance protein At3g14460; translated protein: MAGEMVGGAFLSASLQVLFDRMTSLELVDFIRGKKLNIGLFKKLKIKLLSANSVLNDAEEKQISNSAVREWLNELHEAICDAEDLVDEINTEALRCKMEAEYGSSSSHQVLNLFSSSTTTSFNKQVEYKMVDILDRLEFILDQKDALGLKEGVQTRPSRRLPATSSVEESGVYGRNDDKEAVIKLLLIDNGSGDNMSVIPIVGMGGIGKTTLAQLVYNDERVKKCFDFKAWVSVSAEFDVFKIIKTITERVTSQTFFGHDLDLLQIKLEKALRERKFLLILDDVWNEDYFLWEEVKKPFQYGACGSKVIVTTRNESVASVMRNNVPSYQLPIVSNENCWKLFVKHAFNNVDPCAHPKLEEIGKQIVIKCKGLPLAVKSLGSLLRYQLNQQEWEKILESEMWELPEEKNYILPALWLSYQYLPSHVKRCFAFCSIFPKNYPINKEDLIKLWMAEGLLNCQKRKRMEEVGEKCFQYLLTRSLFQQSINWDRSICYIMHDLVNDLATFAAGEFFLSLDDIDSINLPSKIRHLSQVKEKRYDLKKYEVLIGAKYLRTCFLPSRCHDYTQLQSVAAKLLPTLTGLRVLSLRGCFIVELPDLIGKLKLLRYLDLSETDIVEVPNTICTLYNLQTLILSDCIQLKLLPSVIGRLINLRHLDISSTHLERMPLEMGKLKDLQTLTDFVVGKYSGYTIKLLGDLPHLRGKLCFSGLQNIVNVEDVLEAKLKDKKHLTELEFSWGFEEFVYYEKQMEVLDGLEPHTNLKSLKIKFYRGGQFSKWVGDDSFCNLEEIHLERCRECSMLPPLGKLPFLKQLRIMNFDGLVKIGDEFYGSGSSMTMPFQRLEFLLFSSMPVWEDWSFVSGDGVSFPQLKELVLEDCPKLTGGLCLPDTIEDVQITGCEKLEFSVQHCYGSLRRLLIQHSCYFMKSIALDYLPMLEVLSLRFCINLESLTFAEQLCPVVLSLTALHLRICPKFVAFPQGLHAPNMKVFEIEDCKNLRSLPEQMHILLPSLQSLSLTDCPELESFPECGLPSNLNMLRIYNCNKLFASRLQWNLQRLTSLTVLHIASIDEVVESFPEEGLLPTSLIHLNIQLVHHLRSLNGMAFQHLASLESLLISGCNELQLLPEEGLPPSLSDLSISKCALLKQRCQRDTGQDWHKISHIACIRIDNKHI